One genomic window of Manihot esculenta cultivar AM560-2 chromosome 16, M.esculenta_v8, whole genome shotgun sequence includes the following:
- the LOC110604192 gene encoding uncharacterized protein LOC110604192 encodes MTSIISSQHCNPPLGVQDHLFRARFNKLPRSGGFIFSNSQSAVTRYRLTTRKHRPIFSIPVDDTQDPDESEDEDSDKDFPKDEAGGVDSEMLRKNLERIVGTDDSAFSGIDLATLIRNKYGRSYDVQLIKKEFMGRNLLALNVMWRYMEQRSFPLTEEEYLLRLDDVANTLKCWGAVSHIRNSLLKLKERPRIGKAVSIFIDMDESGGRAREWIYK; translated from the exons ATGACGAGTATTATATCAAGTCAACATTGTAATCCACCACTTGGGGTTCAGGACCATCTATTCAGAGCGAGATTCAATAAGCTTCCTCGTTCTGGGGGATTCATTTTCTCTAATTCTCAATCTGCTGTCACTCGTTATCGCCTAACTACAAGGAAACATAGGCCTATCTTCTCTATTCCTGTGGATGATACCCAAGATCCAGATGAGTCTGAAGATGAAGATAGTGACAAGGATTTCCCCAAAGATGAAGCTGGAGGG gtTGATAGTGAAATGCTAAGGAAAAATCTTGAAAGAATTGTTGGTACAGATGATTCTGCTTTTAGTGGAATAGACCTTGCAACTCTTATCAGGAACAAGTATGGAAGATCTTATGATGTTCAATTAATAAAGAAG GAGTTCATGGGTAGAAATCTCCTTGCTTTGAATGTCATGTGGAGGTACATGGAGCAG AGATCCTTTCCACTAACTGAGGAGGAGTATTTACTAAGGCTCGATGATGTGGCAAACACATTGAAATGTTGGGGAGCTGTCTCACACATTCGAAACAGCTTATTGAAGTTGAAAGAGCGACCTCGGATAGGAAAG GCAGTGAGCATTTTCATAGACATGGATGAGTCTGGAGGCCGTGCGAGAGAATGGATTTACAAATAG